The following coding sequences lie in one Actinomyces capricornis genomic window:
- the arcD gene encoding arginine-ornithine antiporter, whose product MSDPIDAGAGTATAAERSTSRKVPLAALVALVIGSMIGGGIFGLPHQMASAAAPGPLIVGWIVTGLGMLMLAFVFQRLAVTKPEIDAGIYGYARAGFGDLVGFSSAWGYWMSAWIGNVGYLVLLMASLGVFLPGFGNGNTAQAIIIASLVMWLFHVLILRGIREAAVVNALVTIGKVLPLIVFIVIGIFSFKLELFTADFWGTGDSSLGGVIHQVKSMMLVTVWVFIGVEGASVFSERARSRTDVGRATIIGFVSVLALLLAVNILSYGIVARPELAQLSDPSLAGVLEAAVGPWGAKFIALGLVISLVGALLSWFLMCAEIIRVPATEGLMPRVFGKENAKEVPAAALWLTMLLVQLFLIWTYFNASTYTALILLASSLILLPYLLSALYQVIACLQARSSGRPVPWTDMAIGVLGTVYGLWLLYAAGLVYLLYTSIFYLLGLPFFLRARSEQQARPLLKPLEWGLVAVLVAMAAYAVYGLSQGTLSL is encoded by the coding sequence ATGAGTGACCCCATTGATGCCGGAGCCGGCACTGCCACAGCGGCGGAGCGGTCCACGAGTCGAAAGGTGCCTCTGGCGGCGCTCGTCGCCCTGGTCATCGGCTCGATGATCGGGGGAGGGATCTTCGGCCTTCCCCACCAGATGGCCAGCGCTGCGGCGCCCGGTCCCCTCATCGTCGGATGGATCGTCACCGGCCTGGGCATGCTCATGCTCGCCTTCGTCTTCCAGCGCCTGGCCGTGACCAAGCCGGAGATCGATGCGGGCATCTACGGCTACGCCCGTGCGGGATTCGGTGACCTGGTCGGATTCTCCTCGGCCTGGGGGTACTGGATGTCCGCATGGATCGGGAACGTCGGATACCTGGTCCTCCTCATGGCCTCCCTGGGGGTCTTCCTGCCCGGATTCGGCAATGGCAATACGGCCCAGGCGATTATCATCGCCTCCTTGGTGATGTGGCTCTTCCACGTCCTCATCCTCAGGGGGATCCGTGAGGCGGCCGTGGTCAACGCCCTGGTGACCATCGGCAAGGTCCTGCCCCTCATCGTCTTCATCGTCATCGGCATCTTCTCCTTCAAGCTGGAGCTGTTCACGGCCGACTTCTGGGGCACGGGCGACTCCTCCCTGGGCGGAGTCATCCACCAGGTCAAGTCCATGATGCTGGTGACCGTATGGGTATTCATCGGCGTGGAGGGGGCCTCGGTCTTCTCCGAGCGCGCCAGGTCCCGCACCGACGTCGGCCGGGCTACGATCATCGGATTCGTCTCGGTGCTCGCGCTCCTGCTGGCCGTCAACATCCTGTCCTACGGCATCGTCGCGCGCCCCGAGCTGGCGCAGCTGAGCGATCCCTCGCTCGCCGGCGTCCTGGAGGCCGCCGTGGGCCCCTGGGGCGCGAAGTTCATCGCCCTGGGACTGGTCATCTCCCTGGTGGGAGCGCTGCTGTCCTGGTTCCTCATGTGCGCCGAGATCATCCGCGTCCCCGCCACCGAGGGGCTCATGCCCCGCGTCTTCGGCAAGGAGAACGCCAAGGAGGTGCCCGCCGCGGCCCTGTGGCTGACGATGCTCCTGGTCCAGCTCTTCCTCATCTGGACCTACTTCAACGCCTCGACCTACACCGCGCTCATCCTCCTGGCCTCCTCGCTCATCCTGCTGCCCTACCTGCTCTCGGCGCTCTACCAGGTCATCGCCTGCCTCCAGGCGCGCAGCAGCGGCCGGCCGGTCCCCTGGACCGACATGGCCATCGGCGTGCTGGGCACCGTCTACGGCCTGTGGCTGCTCTACGCCGCCGGCCTGGTCTACCTGCTCTACACCTCGATCTTCTACCTCCTCGGCCTGCCCTTCTTCCTCAGGGCGCGCAGCGAGCAGCAGGCGCGCCCCCTCCTCAAGCCCCTGGAATGGGGCCTGGTGGCGGTCCTGGTCGCCATGGCCGCCTACGCCGTCTACGGCCTGTCCCAGGGGACCCTGTCCCTGTAG
- a CDS encoding arginine deiminase → MSTTEETTSKHGVWSEVGTLRRVMVCRPGRAHEFLTPSNCHDLLFDDVLDVPKAQRDHDTFVSIMRERGVEVLELRDLLSEVLSIPEGRAFILDRRVNHATMGVGVAEDLRAWMDEMPSAELTELLIGGLVSDEVPSDVLGTGIAPFHVNSDDPEMLIAPLPNTLFTRDNSAWIYDGVELSRMYWGARRREVLLLTAIYRYHPMFSYSHHTWLDTVGKDMGHTFIEGGDIMPVGKGVVLVGMGERSTFQAVSQIAKSLFEAGSAERVIAARMPKERAAMHLDTVFTFCSQEVVNIYEPVVKAMDAFSLRPDEAERGGIRVDYDGDDFLGTVSQALGVQLHAVRSTAGRYGAECEQWNDGNNVVALSPGVVVAYDRNYSINANLRDAGIEVLEIPSSELGRGRGGGHCMTCPIDRDPAY, encoded by the coding sequence ATGTCCACCACGGAAGAGACCACCAGCAAGCACGGAGTCTGGTCGGAGGTCGGCACGCTGCGCCGTGTCATGGTCTGCCGCCCCGGCCGGGCCCACGAGTTCCTCACCCCATCGAACTGCCACGACCTGCTCTTCGACGACGTCCTGGACGTGCCCAAGGCCCAGCGCGACCACGACACCTTCGTCAGCATCATGCGCGAGCGCGGCGTGGAGGTCCTGGAGCTGCGCGACCTGCTCTCCGAGGTCCTGAGCATCCCCGAGGGCCGGGCCTTCATCCTGGACCGCCGCGTCAACCACGCCACCATGGGGGTGGGCGTGGCCGAGGACCTGCGCGCCTGGATGGATGAGATGCCCTCGGCCGAGCTGACTGAGCTGCTCATCGGCGGACTGGTCTCCGACGAGGTCCCCTCCGACGTGCTGGGCACCGGCATCGCGCCCTTCCACGTCAACAGCGACGACCCCGAGATGCTCATCGCCCCCCTGCCCAACACCCTGTTCACCCGCGACAACTCCGCGTGGATCTACGACGGCGTGGAGCTGTCCCGCATGTACTGGGGCGCCCGGCGCCGGGAGGTCCTGCTGCTGACGGCCATCTACAGGTACCACCCCATGTTCAGCTACAGCCACCACACCTGGCTGGACACGGTGGGCAAGGACATGGGGCACACCTTCATCGAGGGCGGCGACATCATGCCCGTGGGCAAGGGCGTGGTCCTGGTCGGCATGGGGGAGCGCTCCACCTTCCAGGCCGTCAGCCAGATCGCCAAGTCCCTGTTCGAGGCCGGCTCGGCCGAGCGGGTCATCGCCGCCCGGATGCCCAAGGAGCGGGCCGCCATGCACCTGGACACCGTCTTCACCTTCTGCTCCCAGGAGGTGGTCAACATCTACGAGCCGGTGGTCAAGGCGATGGACGCCTTCTCCCTGCGCCCCGATGAGGCCGAGCGCGGGGGCATCAGGGTCGACTACGACGGCGATGACTTCCTGGGCACCGTCTCCCAGGCACTGGGCGTCCAGCTCCACGCGGTGCGCTCCACCGCCGGCCGCTACGGCGCGGAGTGCGAGCAGTGGAACGATGGCAACAATGTCGTGGCGCTGTCCCCGGGAGTGGTCGTGGCCTACGATCGCAACTACTCGATCAACGCCAACCTGCGCGATGCGGGTATCGAGGTCCTGGAGATCCCCTCCTCCGAGCTGGGGCGCGGTCGCGGCGGCGGCCACTGCATGACCTGCCCCATCGACCGGGACCCCGCCTACTGA
- the argF gene encoding ornithine carbamoyltransferase yields the protein MSHELSGRSFLKELDFSAQEWGGLLELAAELKAAKKEGREVKRLEGKNIALIFEKTSTRTRCSFEVAAYDQGAQVTYLDPSGSQMGHKESVADTARVLGRFYDGIEFRGKEQAHVEQLAELSGVPVWNGLTDEWHPTQMLADQLTMLEHAGGKAIGEISFAYLGDARNNVANSLLIAGALMGMDVRMVAPAELQTSAEVVAQAQRLAQDSGARILITDDVAAGVAGVDFLYTDVWVSMGEPKEVWDERIALLRPYQVNAEMLKATGNPGVKFLHCLPAFHDRATTVGQDIYDKTGMEGLEVTDEVFESEHNVAFDQAENRMHTIKAVMVATLGNWD from the coding sequence ATGAGCCACGAGCTGTCTGGTCGTAGTTTTTTGAAGGAGTTGGATTTCTCTGCGCAGGAGTGGGGTGGTCTGCTGGAGTTGGCGGCGGAGTTGAAGGCCGCGAAGAAGGAGGGGCGTGAGGTCAAGCGGTTGGAGGGTAAGAACATCGCGTTGATCTTTGAGAAGACCTCGACGCGCACGCGGTGCTCCTTCGAGGTGGCGGCCTATGATCAGGGTGCGCAGGTGACGTATCTGGATCCTTCGGGCTCGCAGATGGGTCATAAGGAGTCGGTGGCTGATACTGCTCGGGTGCTGGGCCGGTTCTATGACGGGATCGAGTTCCGTGGTAAGGAGCAGGCTCATGTCGAGCAGCTGGCCGAGCTGTCGGGGGTGCCGGTGTGGAACGGTCTGACCGATGAGTGGCATCCCACCCAGATGCTGGCCGATCAGCTCACGATGCTCGAGCATGCGGGGGGCAAGGCGATCGGGGAGATCTCCTTTGCCTATCTGGGGGATGCGCGCAATAACGTGGCCAACTCCCTGCTGATCGCCGGGGCGCTGATGGGCATGGATGTGCGCATGGTGGCCCCCGCCGAGTTGCAGACCAGTGCTGAGGTGGTGGCCCAGGCCCAGCGCCTGGCCCAGGACAGCGGGGCACGGATCCTCATTACGGATGATGTGGCCGCCGGTGTGGCGGGGGTGGACTTCTTGTACACCGATGTGTGGGTCTCCATGGGTGAGCCCAAGGAGGTCTGGGATGAGCGCATCGCGCTGCTGCGGCCCTACCAGGTCAACGCTGAGATGCTCAAGGCCACGGGCAACCCGGGTGTGAAGTTCCTGCACTGCCTGCCGGCCTTCCACGACCGGGCCACCACGGTGGGCCAGGACATCTACGACAAGACCGGCATGGAGGGGCTGGAGGTCACCGACGAGGTCTTCGAGTCCGAGCACAACGTGGCCTTCGACCAGGCCGAGAACCGCATGCACACCATCAAGGCCGTCATGGTCGCCACCCTCGGAAACTGGGACTGA
- a CDS encoding TerC family protein, giving the protein MDVHALGWIALAAIILTMITIDIVGHVRTPHEPTMKEAAWWSVAYIAMAVVFGGIVWAVWGPVYGQEYFAGYITEKALSVDNLFVFVIMISAFRVPRKYQQEVLLAGIIIALVLRLVFILAGAALIENFSWVFYIFGAWLLWTAISQAREGVEEPSDHDQEYEPSPFVRFISRVVPITDGFVGGKLVHRHAGRTMITPMMLCIIAIGTADVMFAVDSIPAIYSLTREPYLVFAANAFSLLGLRQLYFLIDGLLDRLVYLHYGLAAILGFIGFKLINHALHENELRFINGGEHWEVIPEPSIGASLGFIVVVILITVLASVIKSRSDARAKEVSA; this is encoded by the coding sequence GTGGATGTCCACGCTCTTGGATGGATCGCCCTGGCGGCGATCATCCTGACCATGATCACGATCGACATCGTCGGTCATGTGCGCACCCCCCACGAGCCCACCATGAAGGAGGCCGCCTGGTGGTCGGTGGCCTACATCGCCATGGCCGTGGTCTTCGGCGGCATCGTCTGGGCGGTCTGGGGGCCGGTCTACGGGCAGGAGTACTTCGCGGGCTACATCACCGAGAAGGCCCTGAGCGTGGACAACCTCTTCGTCTTCGTCATCATGATCTCGGCCTTCCGCGTGCCCCGGAAGTACCAGCAGGAGGTGCTGCTGGCGGGCATCATCATCGCCCTGGTGCTGCGCCTGGTCTTCATCCTGGCCGGCGCCGCCCTCATCGAGAACTTCTCCTGGGTGTTCTACATCTTCGGCGCGTGGCTGCTGTGGACGGCCATCTCCCAGGCCCGCGAGGGCGTGGAGGAGCCCAGTGACCACGACCAGGAGTACGAGCCCAGCCCCTTCGTGCGCTTCATCTCCCGGGTCGTGCCCATCACCGACGGCTTCGTGGGCGGCAAGCTGGTCCACCGTCATGCCGGGCGCACCATGATCACCCCCATGATGCTGTGCATCATCGCCATCGGCACTGCCGACGTCATGTTCGCCGTGGACTCCATCCCGGCGATCTACTCCCTGACCCGCGAGCCCTACCTCGTTTTCGCCGCCAACGCCTTCTCCCTGCTGGGCCTGCGCCAGCTCTACTTCCTCATCGACGGGCTGCTCGACCGCCTCGTCTACCTCCACTACGGGCTGGCGGCCATCCTGGGCTTCATCGGCTTCAAGCTCATCAACCACGCCCTGCACGAGAACGAGCTGCGCTTCATCAACGGCGGCGAGCACTGGGAGGTCATCCCCGAGCCCTCCATCGGCGCCTCGCTCGGGTTCATCGTCGTGGTCATCCTCATCACCGTCCTCGCCTCGGTCATCAAGTCCCGCTCCGACGCCCGGGCGAAGGAGGTCTCCGCCTGA